One genomic region from Aneurinibacillus sp. REN35 encodes:
- a CDS encoding EutN/CcmL family microcompartment protein has protein sequence MNIGLVIGRITSTKKDEQLTGTKLLITHPMDLDGELAGQPIVTVDTVGAGIGERVIYVTGSMASRAVRNNQAPIDAAIVGIIDNMEIDRGG, from the coding sequence ATGAACATTGGTCTGGTGATCGGCCGCATTACGTCCACCAAAAAAGATGAACAGTTAACCGGCACAAAGCTGCTGATTACGCATCCGATGGATTTGGACGGGGAGCTGGCGGGACAGCCGATCGTTACCGTGGATACGGTGGGAGCGGGCATTGGCGAGAGAGTCATTTATGTGACAGGGAGCATGGCGTCAAGAGCAGTCCGCAACAATCAGGCTCCAATCGATGCAGCCATCGTTGGAATTATTGATAATATGGAGATTGATCGCGGAGGTTGA